In a single window of the Veillonella sp. genome:
- a CDS encoding CoB--CoM heterodisulfide reductase iron-sulfur subunit B family protein yields the protein MKYAFFPGCVLESAAKEDYLATVAVAKKLGIELEELDGWTCCGASHVQDIAPEITLATNARNIALAEEKGLNLLTVCNTCTLMLREAKNELDNNEKEKNEVNKKLAQIGKQYRGTTDITHFLWVLIRDYGLDKLKAKVVKPLTGLRVAEYYGCHILRPQTELGFEDYQMPTSLADLISAIGATPIDFSRKLDCCGFHAVYPAHDSVMQMTGSINKDAATEGADCVVTPCPLCQMQLDMFQKEAKEVVGGGKDMPILHMSQLVGLALGISPEEMGMPKRHLTDTAAVTKFVG from the coding sequence ATGAAATACGCATTTTTCCCAGGTTGCGTTCTTGAAAGCGCTGCCAAAGAAGACTACTTAGCAACAGTTGCTGTAGCTAAAAAATTAGGCATCGAGTTGGAAGAGCTTGACGGCTGGACTTGCTGCGGCGCGTCCCACGTTCAAGACATCGCTCCAGAAATTACACTTGCTACAAATGCTCGTAACATTGCATTAGCAGAAGAAAAAGGTTTGAACCTTTTAACTGTATGTAACACTTGTACTTTGATGCTTCGTGAAGCTAAAAACGAGCTTGATAACAACGAAAAAGAAAAGAACGAAGTTAACAAAAAACTAGCTCAAATCGGTAAACAATACCGCGGTACAACTGATATTACTCATTTCTTATGGGTATTGATCCGCGATTACGGTTTGGACAAATTGAAAGCTAAAGTTGTTAAACCTTTAACTGGTTTACGTGTAGCTGAATACTATGGTTGCCATATTCTTCGCCCTCAAACTGAATTGGGCTTCGAAGATTATCAAATGCCTACATCCTTAGCAGATTTGATCTCTGCTATCGGTGCTACACCAATCGACTTCTCCCGTAAACTTGATTGCTGCGGTTTCCATGCTGTATACCCTGCACATGATTCCGTAATGCAAATGACTGGCTCCATCAACAAAGATGCAGCTACAGAAGGCGCAGATTGCGTAGTAACTCCTTGCCCACTTTGCCAAATGCAACTTGATATGTTCCAAAAAGAAGCAAAAGAAGTTGTTGGCGGTGGCAAAGATATGCCAATCTTGCACATGTCCCAATTAGTGGGTCTTGCTCTTGGCATCTCCCCTGAAGAAATGGGCATGCCTAAACGTCACTTAACTGATACTGCAGCAGTGACTAAATTCGTTGGTTAA
- a CDS encoding DedA family protein — translation MEYIISFMETYGYGAMFIAMVLENANIPIPSEIVLGFAGYLIAQGIFDLHTTMVVGTLAGIVGSILSYWMGEYGGRPLLLKYGKYIFFNEHKFELAEKLFNKYGGAAVFFGRLLPGVRTFISFPAGMARYPMWHFVIWTVLGTVPWTILLVYLGKVLGENWKDLIQYNHEFLIVMIVVFVIIAAVLGFKYYRNRR, via the coding sequence GTGGAATATATCATTTCATTTATGGAAACATATGGCTATGGAGCCATGTTTATTGCAATGGTTTTGGAAAATGCTAACATTCCTATTCCTAGTGAAATCGTCTTAGGTTTTGCAGGATATCTGATTGCTCAGGGGATATTTGATTTACATACGACTATGGTTGTAGGTACTTTAGCAGGGATTGTAGGATCTATCTTATCCTACTGGATGGGTGAGTATGGCGGACGTCCACTTCTTTTGAAATACGGTAAATACATATTCTTTAATGAACATAAATTTGAACTCGCAGAAAAGTTGTTTAATAAGTATGGTGGTGCCGCGGTGTTCTTTGGCCGTTTGTTGCCAGGTGTTCGTACATTTATTTCTTTCCCAGCAGGCATGGCTCGTTATCCTATGTGGCATTTTGTTATTTGGACTGTACTAGGCACGGTTCCTTGGACAATCCTTCTTGTTTACTTGGGTAAAGTGCTCGGTGAAAACTGGAAGGATCTTATCCAATATAATCATGAGTTCTTGATTGTTATGATTGTTGTATTCGTTATTATAGCGGCTGTATTGGGCTTTAAATACTATCGCAATCGCCGATAA
- a CDS encoding succinate dehydrogenase/fumarate reductase iron-sulfur subunit: MRQITYHIHRYQQGRAFVQTFKFDYEPDRTILWGLQKIKDTQDPTLTFLAACRSAVCGACSIRVNGEAMLGCESKIDELTERYGTDELTIAPIGNFRVIRDLVVDWESKVDRLKTVAPWIFLKAEFNEGDKIVRQTPADFKKFVAGTECILCGCCASECNKLTARQDDFLEPYVFTKANRFVLDSRDDAPMAHIQPAYDNGLWKCVHCMNCISRCPKHLKPAQDISNLRKEATKAGLTNNKGVRHAVAFKEDLYKTGRLKEVSMSLKSDGVVDSAKQAFYALRLWKHSKINPFELVVPQKPVNGIDGVRRLMKAAEEVSK; this comes from the coding sequence ATGAGACAAATCACCTATCATATCCACCGTTACCAACAAGGTCGCGCGTTTGTACAAACTTTCAAATTCGATTACGAACCTGACCGTACAATTCTTTGGGGCCTTCAAAAAATTAAAGATACTCAAGATCCAACTTTAACATTCTTGGCAGCTTGCCGTTCCGCAGTTTGTGGCGCTTGCTCCATTCGCGTAAATGGCGAAGCAATGCTTGGTTGTGAATCTAAAATTGATGAATTAACAGAACGTTACGGTACAGATGAATTAACAATTGCACCTATCGGCAACTTCCGCGTAATCCGTGACTTAGTTGTTGACTGGGAATCTAAAGTTGATCGTTTGAAAACAGTTGCTCCTTGGATTTTCCTTAAAGCAGAATTCAACGAAGGCGACAAAATTGTTCGTCAAACTCCAGCTGATTTCAAAAAATTCGTTGCTGGTACAGAATGTATCCTTTGCGGTTGCTGCGCATCTGAATGTAACAAATTGACTGCACGTCAAGATGATTTCTTAGAACCATATGTATTTACAAAAGCTAACCGTTTCGTATTGGATAGCCGTGATGATGCACCTATGGCTCACATTCAACCTGCTTATGACAATGGTCTTTGGAAATGCGTTCACTGCATGAACTGTATCTCCCGTTGTCCTAAACACTTAAAACCTGCTCAAGATATTTCCAACTTGCGTAAAGAAGCTACAAAAGCTGGCCTTACAAACAACAAAGGCGTTCGCCATGCAGTTGCTTTCAAAGAAGACCTTTACAAAACTGGTCGCTTGAAAGAAGTTTCTATGAGCTTGAAATCTGATGGTGTTGTAGATTCCGCTAAACAAGCATTCTATGCTTTACGTTTGTGGAAACACAGCAAAATCAATCCATTCGAACTTGTAGTACCTCAAAAACCTGTAAATGGTATTGATGGTGTTCGCAGACTTATGAAAGCAGCTGAGGAGGTAAGCAAATAA
- a CDS encoding DUF1659 domain-containing protein — protein MANIKRTKLVLRFNIGTEDAPKYKDVTYTRVAEEASDDNVKTVGNALAALYDHSLSDVVRVNEVSLGH, from the coding sequence ATGGCTAACATTAAACGCACAAAATTGGTGTTGCGTTTTAACATCGGCACCGAAGATGCGCCGAAGTACAAAGACGTAACCTATACTCGTGTTGCAGAAGAAGCGTCCGACGATAATGTGAAAACCGTTGGTAATGCGCTGGCAGCCTTGTATGACCACAGCTTGTCCGACGTGGTCCGCGTCAATGAAGTATCCTTAGGACATTAA
- a CDS encoding ABC transporter substrate-binding protein has product MKKTWYLIIGVVLLVIGGIAYGYHEHHKPKTAQELKTVRIAYLPITHALPVFATKELETADGPVHVELVKYGSWPELMDALNTGKVDAASVLVELGVKAREQGIDVRAAALGHTEGNIIVVNKDINSVQDLKGKSFAIPHKQSTQKILVDLMLERAGLTEKDVQVVEMSPPEMPSALAVGQIAGYSVAEPFGSLALEMGNGKVFEDPDHLWHDNICCALVFNGKFVDEHHDLAKAFTKAYLDAGTYLDEHPEAQKEISLKYMKFKDPVIERSLQVIGFKDLALTEDRYNALVHHMTHIDLIKNVPSYSEFVDQTLLP; this is encoded by the coding sequence ATGAAGAAGACTTGGTATCTAATCATCGGAGTGGTCCTCTTGGTTATCGGTGGCATAGCATATGGTTATCATGAGCACCATAAACCAAAGACAGCTCAAGAATTAAAAACTGTACGCATAGCCTATTTGCCGATTACTCATGCGTTGCCAGTATTCGCAACAAAAGAGTTAGAAACAGCAGATGGTCCTGTCCATGTAGAGCTTGTTAAGTATGGATCTTGGCCAGAGCTTATGGATGCGTTAAATACAGGTAAGGTAGATGCTGCATCGGTACTCGTTGAGCTAGGCGTAAAGGCCCGCGAACAAGGCATTGATGTTCGTGCTGCTGCATTGGGTCATACAGAGGGTAATATTATCGTCGTAAATAAGGATATTAACTCTGTCCAAGATTTAAAAGGTAAATCCTTTGCTATCCCTCATAAACAATCTACTCAAAAAATCCTCGTAGACCTCATGCTTGAACGTGCTGGCCTTACGGAAAAAGATGTACAAGTTGTAGAAATGAGCCCTCCAGAAATGCCATCTGCTTTAGCGGTCGGTCAAATCGCAGGCTATAGTGTGGCTGAACCATTTGGTTCTCTAGCGTTGGAAATGGGCAATGGTAAGGTCTTTGAAGATCCTGACCACCTCTGGCATGACAATATTTGCTGTGCCCTTGTGTTTAATGGTAAATTCGTCGATGAACACCATGATTTGGCGAAAGCTTTCACCAAAGCCTATCTCGATGCAGGTACATATTTAGACGAGCATCCAGAGGCACAAAAGGAGATTTCCTTAAAGTACATGAAGTTTAAGGACCCTGTTATTGAACGTTCCTTGCAAGTTATCGGTTTTAAAGATTTAGCCCTTACAGAGGACCGTTATAATGCGCTCGTGCATCACATGACACATATTGATTTAATCAAAAACGTGCCGAGCTATTCAGAGTTTGTAGATCAAACATTGTTGCCATAG
- a CDS encoding ABC transporter permease: MKKYTYVPGAFIAAWLIWELIVRLGGFNEALLPTPYKVLLGFGELIGDGVLFKDIADSLVRFFIGYIISVVAGVFLGLILGWYKGIWNYINPIVQVIRPISPVAWLPFIVLFFGIGQAPAIVIIFIAAFFPVLLSTVSAIQNIDPVYIKVARNFGIRQPELLFKIVLPAVFPGIASGLHIALGTAWIFLVTGEMVGSQTGLGFLIIDMRNNLRNDLLMVAILTIGFVGLLLDWGVSLIERWIYKRWGIEK; this comes from the coding sequence ATGAAGAAATATACATATGTGCCGGGCGCATTTATTGCAGCGTGGCTGATTTGGGAATTAATCGTTCGCCTCGGCGGATTTAACGAAGCGTTATTACCGACGCCATATAAGGTATTACTGGGCTTTGGAGAACTCATTGGAGATGGCGTTCTCTTTAAGGACATTGCAGATAGTTTAGTACGCTTCTTTATCGGCTATATTATTTCTGTTGTAGCTGGTGTCTTCCTCGGCCTAATCTTGGGCTGGTACAAGGGGATTTGGAACTACATCAATCCTATCGTCCAAGTTATTCGACCAATTTCTCCAGTGGCTTGGTTGCCATTTATCGTTCTATTCTTCGGTATCGGTCAAGCACCGGCTATCGTAATCATCTTTATTGCAGCATTCTTCCCTGTGCTATTGTCCACAGTGTCTGCTATCCAAAATATCGACCCTGTATATATCAAGGTAGCGCGTAACTTTGGCATTAGACAGCCTGAACTGTTATTTAAAATTGTGTTGCCTGCTGTATTTCCTGGCATTGCGTCTGGTCTTCACATCGCCCTTGGTACGGCGTGGATCTTCCTTGTAACTGGTGAAATGGTAGGTTCTCAAACAGGGCTTGGCTTCCTCATCATCGATATGAGAAATAACTTGCGTAACGACCTATTGATGGTAGCCATCTTAACCATCGGTTTTGTTGGGCTTTTACTTGATTGGGGGGTATCTCTCATCGAAAGATGGATTTACAAACGTTGGGGTATTGAGAAATAG
- a CDS encoding ABC transporter ATP-binding protein produces MGYISVRNAHKEFMKDGEPLTILEDINLDIEKGEFICLLGPSGSGKSTLLNAMAGFELVTSGSITIDGEEVKAPQLRYVTVFQNYGLLPWRTVESNIELGLESKKVPKEERPAIIDKYVKMVGLDHARNRYPAELSGGMQQRVSIARALAVDPDIIFMDEPLGALDALTRINLQDEISRICREEGKTVVFVTHDIEEAVVLADRVVVLAANPGRVQTIIPVNIIDRTDRTSANFVNIRNHIFEQFQLAKEDKIEFYI; encoded by the coding sequence ATGGGTTACATTTCAGTGCGCAATGCACATAAGGAATTTATGAAAGATGGGGAACCACTCACCATTCTTGAAGATATTAATTTAGATATTGAAAAGGGCGAGTTTATTTGTCTTTTAGGTCCTTCTGGTTCTGGTAAAAGTACGCTATTAAATGCTATGGCGGGCTTTGAACTTGTTACATCTGGTTCTATTACAATCGACGGCGAAGAGGTGAAAGCCCCTCAGCTCAGATATGTAACAGTATTCCAAAACTATGGCTTGTTGCCATGGCGTACAGTGGAAAGCAATATTGAGCTTGGCCTTGAAAGTAAAAAGGTACCTAAAGAGGAGCGTCCTGCTATTATCGATAAATACGTTAAGATGGTAGGCCTTGACCATGCCCGTAATCGCTATCCTGCAGAACTATCTGGGGGCATGCAACAACGTGTATCCATCGCCCGTGCACTAGCTGTTGATCCAGATATTATCTTCATGGACGAGCCACTAGGCGCACTCGATGCACTAACACGTATCAACTTGCAAGATGAAATCTCTCGCATCTGCCGTGAAGAAGGTAAGACGGTTGTATTCGTTACCCACGACATTGAAGAAGCTGTAGTACTAGCGGACCGCGTTGTAGTACTAGCGGCAAACCCAGGTCGAGTACAAACCATTATCCCTGTAAACATCATCGATAGGACAGACCGTACATCGGCTAACTTTGTTAATATACGGAACCACATCTTCGAACAATTCCAATTGGCAAAAGAAGACAAAATCGAGTTCTA
- a CDS encoding DUF2922 domain-containing protein, whose amino-acid sequence MAEKRVVYLTFSTVGGKSTSVTISAPRAGITLQDAKTAANALVANKVILGSGDAELVAFTTAREVTTQTTELQ is encoded by the coding sequence ATGGCGGAAAAACGCGTTGTATATCTTACATTTTCTACGGTCGGTGGTAAAAGCACATCAGTCACAATTAGTGCTCCTCGTGCTGGAATTACTTTACAAGATGCTAAAACAGCGGCTAACGCGCTAGTAGCTAACAAAGTAATCCTTGGTTCTGGTGATGCAGAACTTGTTGCATTTACTACGGCTCGCGAAGTAACAACTCAAACTACTGAATTGCAATAA
- a CDS encoding ArnT family glycosyltransferase, translating into MKLSRLTPVVFIVWLVFYLFGNNMLPVTDPVESNYALTAKEMVLSGDWLSPQIYGTYWYDKPIMIYWLIALGFKIFGIADWVVRLPSAIFGALSVATMYQSTRTMSGKWALGLIAAGVLGTSLMFWTVAHGVITDMVLLYTTIMVMIYSYKGMVEQKPHAMIVAYIFAALGVLTKGPVALVLPGMILLVFAGINRSWSMVKAIFDWRGILAFCVVCLPWYVYMYSVHGQDFINGFLGLHNVTRATQSEHPEDNVWWYYIAIFLGASMPWTGAVIYGIIDGFKQRHTGFIYNMTWGVGILLFYTLMATKYPLYTFVSLVPFSAIGAMGVMKIIRKGKSRAIKWVIMGPTLLLWIAYVVGSFFAPWGFYFLLYVVVAVAVLLLFHAWYTKKGYRLVSIIVLGTMIISSIVVVEGLEPFVRQRSNIDVVPVVDSYDGDIYYYNGYSTAAVYYTGHKIIKINGDESRWDDRDKLKKRSAEWSKKYLMEQVNEEEFNKIIASGKPVMLIVPKGEIKHFRQSSIYPNVSESSEAGTSEVYVLNKKTLFK; encoded by the coding sequence ATGAAACTTTCACGATTAACGCCAGTCGTATTTATTGTATGGCTCGTTTTTTATCTGTTTGGCAATAATATGTTGCCTGTTACGGATCCTGTGGAATCTAACTATGCGTTAACTGCTAAGGAAATGGTTCTCTCCGGAGATTGGTTGTCACCTCAAATTTACGGCACCTATTGGTACGATAAACCGATTATGATTTATTGGCTCATTGCCCTTGGATTTAAAATCTTTGGTATTGCCGATTGGGTGGTTCGTTTACCAAGTGCTATCTTTGGCGCTTTATCTGTAGCGACTATGTATCAATCGACGCGTACTATGAGCGGCAAGTGGGCTCTCGGCTTAATTGCGGCCGGTGTTCTTGGTACATCCCTCATGTTCTGGACCGTAGCTCATGGCGTTATTACGGACATGGTGCTACTTTATACGACGATCATGGTCATGATTTATTCCTATAAGGGGATGGTAGAACAGAAACCACATGCTATGATTGTGGCCTATATCTTTGCAGCCCTCGGGGTGCTCACAAAGGGGCCTGTAGCACTCGTTTTGCCAGGTATGATTTTACTCGTTTTTGCCGGTATCAATCGTTCTTGGTCGATGGTGAAAGCCATCTTTGATTGGCGTGGTATCCTTGCTTTTTGTGTAGTCTGCTTGCCGTGGTATGTGTATATGTACAGCGTTCACGGTCAAGACTTTATCAATGGCTTCTTAGGGCTTCATAATGTAACACGGGCCACACAGTCTGAACATCCTGAAGATAATGTGTGGTGGTATTACATCGCCATCTTCTTAGGTGCTTCTATGCCATGGACCGGTGCCGTTATTTACGGTATTATTGATGGCTTTAAACAACGACATACAGGGTTCATCTATAATATGACTTGGGGCGTAGGCATACTTTTATTCTATACCTTAATGGCTACAAAATATCCTTTATATACATTCGTGAGCTTAGTTCCATTTAGTGCTATTGGCGCTATGGGCGTTATGAAGATCATACGCAAAGGTAAATCGAGAGCTATAAAATGGGTTATTATGGGGCCTACCTTACTCTTGTGGATTGCTTACGTGGTGGGCTCATTCTTCGCACCGTGGGGCTTCTATTTCTTGCTCTATGTTGTGGTGGCTGTAGCCGTACTCCTTTTATTCCACGCATGGTATACGAAAAAAGGGTATCGCCTTGTTAGTATCATTGTCCTTGGCACGATGATTATTTCCTCTATCGTTGTGGTGGAAGGGTTAGAACCATTTGTAAGACAACGTAGTAATATCGATGTAGTACCGGTAGTAGATTCTTATGATGGTGATATCTATTACTACAATGGATATAGTACAGCTGCTGTATACTATACAGGTCATAAGATTATTAAAATCAATGGTGATGAAAGCCGTTGGGATGATCGGGATAAATTGAAAAAACGCAGTGCTGAATGGTCCAAGAAATATCTTATGGAACAAGTTAACGAAGAGGAGTTTAACAAGATTATCGCATCTGGTAAACCTGTAATGTTAATCGTTCCAAAAGGGGAAATTAAGCACTTCCGTCAATCATCTATTTATCCTAATGTATCCGAATCTAGTGAAGCAGGTACATCTGAGGTATATGTATTAAATAAAAAGACTTTGTTCAAGTAA